One genomic segment of Impatiens glandulifera chromosome 6, dImpGla2.1, whole genome shotgun sequence includes these proteins:
- the LOC124942300 gene encoding autophagy-related protein 8C-like — MAKSSFKSEHPLGRRQAEAGRIREKYPDRIPVIVEKADKSDIPDIDKKKYLVPADLTVGQFVYVVRKRIKLSAEKAIFIFINNVLPSTGSMMSAIYEESKDEDGFLYMTYSGENTFGSSFEEVEDL; from the exons ATGGCCAAGAGTTCATTCAAGTCAGAACATCCACTCG GAAGGAGACAGGCTGAAGCTGGACGCATTAGAGAGAAGTACCCAGATAGAATTCCT GTTATTGTGGAGAAAGCAGATAAAAGTGATATTCCTGACATTGATAAGAAAAA ATATTTGGTTCCAGCTGACTTGACTGTTGGTCAGTTTGTGTATGTTGTGCGTAAGAGGATTAAGCTAAGTGCAGAGAAGGCTATATTCATCTTTATTAACAATGTTTTGCCATCCACTG GTTCTATGATGTCTGCAATCTATGAGGAAAGCAAGGATGAAGATGGGTTTCTTTACATGACTTACAGTGGTGAAAACACGTTTGGATCATCATTCGAAGAAGTGGAAGATCTGTGA